The DNA segment TCAGACCCAGACGTTGTCGCCCGGGGAAGAATTGATTGGAGAATTGGTGGTGCACCCCAAAAGGGACATCCCCATCAACCAAATAAAATGGCAGGTCCAAGCCGAAGAGGTCTGCGTTTCCGGATCGGGCAGCAACCGCCGAACTCACAGGCACACCTTGCTGGACCAGTCGGTTCCGTTGATGCAGAATCAAACCCTACCGGGAAACCGAGAAACCCGAATCCCATTAAGAATCACGCTACCAGCCGACCCTTTCTACTCGCTCGATCTCCGCGATAACGACCTCTGCTGGAAGACAAACATCCGGATCGATATCCCTCGCTGGCCTGACTGGAAAGGCTCCGAAAGATTCACCGTCGTTCCGCAATCGGGATCGACTCCAGCCGCTATATCGACGTCGATGCCAACGGGCGGTTTCGCCGTCGATACCTCGCGAGCTGCCGCTGCCATGGTGATGGGGACGCCAGTCTCGCAGCCGACATCCTCTCCGCCTGAGGTTAGCTTCTCCGAAACCATGCGAGTCCTATGGGAAGCCCGCAACGATCGCATGCAAACCGACCGTTTGATCGAAGCGGTTCAAGGGATTCGGTTCCAGCTTGAACTGATCATCGAGCGGCGATTGCTGTACGGCGTCGACGATCCGGCTGCCTACCGCAACGGGCATGTGATTTGGGCTCATTACCCCGATCCTGAACTGCCGATCACGCTTTATGCCCCCAGCCATTTGGGTGCGGAATTCGAGCAACTGGGCGATAAACCGTGGCAGGGATACGGAGAAATCACAGGTTTCGACCGTCGTTATGGGCGTCTAAAAATTCATTTAGAAGATGCCCCACCAGCCTAGTCGCACGTTTCCACCAGTTCGATCTCGTGTTACAGTCGACAATCCATTTTGCGTTTCCTTTCCTTCTGCTTTTAAAAACAACATCATGGCATCGGATCGATTTGATTTAGTCGTTCTCGGGGGCGGTCCCGCAGGTTATGTCGCAGCTATTCGTGCGGCACAGCTAGGCCTTCGTGTCGCCTGTATCGACGAAAATGCCCAGTTAGGCGGCACCTGCCTCCGTGTTGGTTGCATTCCCAGCAAAGCCCTACTGGAATCGAGTCACCTCTATCACGAAGCCCAGCACCAATTTGCCGAGCACGGAGTCAATCTGTCGGGAGTCGATCTGGACCTGAGCCAGATGATGAATCGCAAAGAAAAGATTGTCGACACCCTGACCGGCGGCATCGGGATGCTGTTTAAGAAAAACAAAATCACCGACATCCGCGGCCGCGGAAAGATGTTGGACGCCCACACGATCGAAGTCACGGGCGATCAGCCGCAAACCATCCAAGCGGACAAGGTCTTGCTGGCCCTGGGCAGCCGGCCCGCCGGCCTACGCGGGATCGAAGAAGATGGCGAGTGGATCGGAAACAGCACCACCGCACTTTCTTTTAAGGAAGTCCCCAAACGCTTGGTCGTCATCGGCGGCGGCTACATCGGCCTGGAACTTGGCAGCGTCTGGAATCGCTTGGGTAGCGAAGTCGTGGTCCTGGAAGCGACCGACCGTATCCTGATGGGAATCGATAGCGAAATCGCCAAAATCGCACATCGCACCTTCCAAAAACAAGGGCTGCAGTTCCACACCAAAACATTCGTTCAATCTGCCAAACGAGTCAACGATTCCTGTGTGGTCGAAATCAAAGATGGCGACCCGATCGAATGCGACCGCGTCCTACTGTCCACAGGCCGAGTCCCCACGACCGAAAATGTCGGACTGGACGCCGCCGGCGTGTCGACCGATGAACGAGGGTTCCTAACGGTCAACCACAACTTCCAAACCTCCGTCGACAATGTCTACGCCATCGGCGACTGCATCGGCGGAGCCATGCTGGCTCACAAGGCAATGGAAGAAGGGATCGTCTGCGTCGAACGGATGACCGGCATCAGTTCGCATGTCAATTACGATGTGATCCCCGCCGTCGTCTACACCCATCCAGAAATCTCGATGGTGGGACAAACCGAAGATGCTCTCAAAGAAGCGGGGACCGCCTACCGCAAGGGAATCGGTCACTTCGGAGCCAACGGGCGAGCTCGCACACTTGGCGAACCGGACGGCCGAGTCAAAATCCTTGCCGATGAACAGACCGATCGCGTACTGGGCGTTCACATCATCGGAGTCAGCGCAGGGGACCTGATCGCCGAAGCGGCTGCCGCGATGGAATTTGGTGCAAGCAGTGAAGACATCGCTCGCACCTGCCATGCCCATCCAACCCTCTCGGAAGCATTGCACGAAGCCGCATTGGCCGTCGACAAACGAGCGATCCATACCGCTTAGCCAACCGCCGATGGCACCCACCATGGCATTGCCGTCGTGACGACAATGCCGCAAGAAACCACCGTCTGGCGACGGTGGCGACGGAAGGCACGATAGACACGCAGCGACGCTCGCCAGAGCCTGGACAGACTGGCAATACGCCACGAATAAATTTCGCGTCCCTCGCGAACGGTGACAATCTCTAAGCGAAGATTTCCAAGCAGATTGCCACTGTTCGGAAAGCCATCAAAAGATCCCAACCCGCTGCGTCAGCGAGGGATCGCTTCCAGTAATTGCTGTCCCTCGTTGACACGTCGAACGGGGATTTCGGCAGTCTATAGGCCCCTGTTTGTTTCCGCCGGGCTCGTCCCGGTCGGTACAGCAACTGGCAGCTACATCAATGCCTTCCCTTATTCCATCCTTCTCCGCCAGCCCCAAATCGCCTAGGCGATTTGGGGCTGGCGGAGAACAGCATTGCGATCGCACAGAGGGTAGCTGCCAGTTGTGAGTCCGCCGGGGCAAGCCCGGAAACGGAACTCTTTCCGCAGCCTGCGGGGCAAGAAACCACCGTCTGGCGACGGTAGCTACCACAGGCATGTCGCTACGCTCGCCAGAGCGTGGACAGACCGCCACTCAGTTCTATTCGGAACTGGCTTCTAGGTAACGAATGGTTCCGGCGCGGTCGCCGGCGGGGCCTTCTAGTTTGGCCAAGACAACCACTTCCTTCCCAAGCCAGGAATCGACAGTGATATTGCTTTCTTCCCAGCCATCCAAAGGAACTTCGACGGGTTTACCGGAATCGGGCGACATCACAAGCACGATCTGATCGTCTCGTTTTTCCAGGACTCCGGATGCAAACAGGCCGTTGTGTTTCAGATCGCCACGAGCCACCCAGGGGCTGCCAAACCTAGCCATCAAAGAAAGCTGGTTGGTACTTCGCATGTCGGCAAATAGCTCCTCATAGCCTTGGCTGCTTGCAGGGTTTCCCTGTTCACCAATTTGTGCCAAGGAGTAATAGAAATTCTTGAGCAGTTCGATCCGATCTTTCCCGGCTCCGGAAAAATCTGCCAGATCGACCGACAATGTTCGAGCTTGCACAATCGCAGCCTCCAGGTCGGTCCCTGGTGCTGCGACATCCGCGGGCGTTGGCGCTGGCAAATCATTGGAATTCGCATCGTCAGCGGCCATCTCCGCTTCGGCAGGCTGCGGCTGCACTTCTTCGGCGGGCATTTCGACTTCAGGAACACCCTCTCCCGCATCCGCGGTCTCCAGCGCCGGAGCCGTGACTTCGGGCATCGTGACCTCCGGCATCGTCACTTCTGGCATTTCCACGTCGGCACCAAAGGAGGGCATCGCTAAATCGCCATCGGCGTCGACAACCTCGCTATCTGGTCCCCCGATCGTTTCCAATCCTTCGTTTCCGGTTTCTTCAACTCGAGGTTCGAAATGGTCGGTTTCCATTCCGGGATTCAAAGGTGGCAAATTTTCAGGCGGAGGCGTGCGCGGACGGGGAGAAGACGGCACGACGCCCGGGGCCGCTGCCGTTCGTGCGGGCTGCCCACCACTGCCATCAAAGGGCCAAAAACCAAAATTGAACGTTTTAATTCCGGCAGCTTGCAGACCAAACAAGATGGCTCCGGTCAGCGGGATCGCCACGGCTCCGCCCAAAAACATCTGGATTATTGTCTTGACTGGCGAAGCCGACTTGCGACGGGGGCGAACCGACGATGTCGCTTCATACGAAGGAGTTACCATCCCCTCGGTTGGTTCCGACGGGTTATCGGCAAAGGAAAAGGAATCCTCCGCACCCTGGTCGGCACCCTCGTCCGAATCATCTTCCGCGTCGGCCCCCTGAGTCAGATCATCCGTCCCGTGGACGGGATCCCCGTAGTCGTCATCGGTTTCAATCCCTGGCGACCACTCCGAATCGGATTCCTCCTCATAGGTATCACTGGTCGTCGTATCGGAATTCAATCCGCCGAAGTCGCCCGTTCCGAAAGAATCCTCGGCAACATCCGCCGAGGCGTCGTAACGGCCGGCAACCGCCGCAGCCATCGAGGAGGAAGCGACAGCACTGACTGCCGCCATCGGGATCACTTCGCCATCGGCACCGATCCATTCCACCATGGGTGGAATGTGACCACTCAATTCTTGGAACGAGTAAGTTTCTCGACACCATGGACAACGCGCCAACGCGTCCGCTGGCGGAGGAGAATCGGGGATCCGGATCTTTTCATTACAACGTGGACAGGCAGCTTCGCTCATCGATGAACTCAGACAGAGAGGACGGAAGACGCCCCAATTATGGTCTCTCCAGACTTAAAAGTCAGCCTTTTACCTGCATCCCTGGCAAACTATTCAAAGGAATGTTCGATCCAACCGCCCCCGAGGACCCGATTTCCGTCATAAATGACCGCAGCTTGCCCAGGAGCCACCCCCTCTTCAGGCTTATCAAAAACCACCCGCACTCGCTGCGATTCCGGATCCACGATGGTTGCGACAGCCGGTTTTGGGGGGCTGTTGTATCGAATCTGGACCTGGCAATCGATTGCGTCGCCCATCGCGGGGGTGTCGATTAACCAATTCATTTTCTCGGCCTCTAAACCGGCTCGCAGCAAAGCCTCACGCTCGCCCAGGACCACTCGGCACGTTTCCGGCTCGATCCGAATCACAAAGTGAGGCTCACCAAGCGCGATTCCCAATCCTTTTCGCTGGCCGACAGTAAACGCTTCGAATCCGCGGTGCTGACCGACGACGGTCCCATCCAGTTTGACAAAATCGCCAGCCGTCGAAGGAGCCCCCTCGCCGCGACGACTACGAACAAAATCGGAATGGTGTCCACTGGTCACAAAACAGATTTCTTGGCTGTCTTTCTTTTGGGCAACGGACAACCCAATTTCTCCAGCTAATTCGCGAATCTGTGGTTTCGTGTAACCGCCCACGGGAAGCATCATTTTTGACAATCGATCGCGGCGGATCCCATACAGCACGTAGGACTGATCCTTTCCTTCATCCAACCCACGCAGCAGTTGGGGCTCCCCGGTCGGCCCTTCCTGCAATCGCGCGTAATGCCCTGTGGCGACAAAATCAGCTTGGACTCCGTCGGCATAGTCGAACAGACGCCCGAATTTGATCCAGTTGTTGCACTGCACACAGGGATTTGGAGTACGCCCTTGCAAATAATCGTCGACAAAGTAATCAACAATCCGGCGGAAATCACTTTCTAGATTTAACGCATAAAACGGGATCCCCAAGCGATCGGCAACTCGGCGGGCATCAGCCGCGTCGCTGGCGGTACAACACCCCTGCTTATGCCCTGCCCGCTCGACGACAGGCAGTCCCTTCGCGCCGCTAGATTTCTTTTGGTCTTCGACTCGGCAAGCTTCGGTCGATTCTTCACCATGGCGCATGAAGACCCCAATCACATCATGCCCTTCCTGGCACAACAGATGGGCCGCTGCACTTGAATCCACACCACCGCTCATCGCCAATACTACACGTGCCAAAAGAAATGACCCCCAGGTCAGTGATTTGAATCAAAACGGTCCAGAGAATACAGGCTGACCGAGACGCTACCTTCGCGACATAATACCTATCGGCCTGTTATATTGACCTTACTCCCCTGGTCTGAAAACCCAAAAACCATAAATCCATTCTGAATCGGAAGCAAAATCACATGGATGCCGAGTTGATTCAACGTAGCAAAGAGATTTCCGAGCGTCTGGTGCAGCTACGAGACAGTCTTTGACTACTCCAGCAAAGCTGAAAAAATCAAACAGATCGAACTTCAGATGGGAGAGGCCGGATTCTGGGATAACTCAGAATCCGCTCAACAGACCGTCGGGACGTTAAAAAGCCTGAAAAGCATCGTCGACCCGACCAAAAGCCTAATCTCGGCGGTCGAGGATCTCGGTACGCTGATGGAAATGGCTGAGGAGGAACCCGAACTGATCGGGGAAATCCGTGAAGAGATCGATCGGCTAGAGGAATTGCTGGAAAGCCTGGAACTAAAGGCGTTGCTAAACGGCCCCAATGATGCCGCTGGCGCCCTCGTGACCATCAACGCCCGTGACGGCGGGACCGATGCCAATGACTGGGCGGATATGATGCTTCGCATGTATTCGGCATGGGCCGTCGCCCACGATTTCAAAATCGAATTGCTCGACCGTCATGACAACGAAGAAGCCGGGATCAACCACGCCACGATCGCCGTCCGCGGGCCGATGGCCTACGGATACCTGAAAGGGGAAGAAGGAATCCATCGACTGGTTCGAATCAGCCCCTTCAACAGCGAAGGCAAACGTCAAACCAGCTTCGCTGCCGTCGACGTATCACCCGAAATCGACGATTCGTTTGATATCGACATCCAAGAAAAAGATGTTCGCGAAGACCGCTACCGAGCGGGGGGTGCCGGTGGCCAGCACGTCAACAAAACCGACAGTGCAATCCGCCTGACGCATATCCCGACCAATACCGTGGTCCAGTGTCAGAACGAACGAAGCCAGCACCAAAACCGAGCGACCGCTTGGAAGATGCTGCGAGCCAAAATGGCCCGAGTCGAAGAGATGAAACGCGAAGCCGAGCAGGCAACCCGATACGCCAGCAAAGCCAGCACCGGATTCGGATCCCAGATCCGCAACTATTTCCTGCATCCCGACCAGCGTGTCAAAGACGCGCGAACGGGGCACCATGTCGGAAACTTCAATTCCGTCCTAGATGGCAGCGAACTGCAAGGCTTCTTCGATGCTTTCCTAAGATGGCGAGCCAAAGAGATGTCCGACGCCAGTTAAGCCTGGTTTCAGCGAACGGACCCCAAGTCAGTAAAGTCGTGACAAGAATGCGGCCGTAACCACCGTCTGGCGACGGTGGCTACGGCAGGCTCGCAGCGACGCTCGCCAGCGCGTGGACAGACCGGCAATACGTCATCGATACCGTTCACGTTCCGAGCGAAAGGCAATGCCCCCTCGCTACGAAACCGGATTCGGCAGCGGCTTGCCAGCTAACCCCGCCAAAATGTTTTCAGCGGCCAACCGAGCCATATCATCTCGGCTTTGCACGCTGGCACTTCCGATGTGCGGAGCGATCGTGCAGTTTTC comes from the Roseimaritima multifibrata genome and includes:
- a CDS encoding vacuolar protein sorting-associated family 26 protein, which produces MAKCNLSIDLQNPDTIFVGGETVRGTVTVQADSNVRCNGLTVRSKWTTNGRGNIASEVGEEKTLFDGEWLGGQTYRYDFEVQTAKWPPTYHGHYLNVDHTIEAQADIPWSFDPKADQVIRVTATKLPSAEELSEQVTKLKGLPLIGCGAIGMLFVFVFFFAVVVNPFAWILGGIVGIISGIWWFIFRFLPKARLGNVEYKLQTQTLSPGEELIGELVVHPKRDIPINQIKWQVQAEEVCVSGSGSNRRTHRHTLLDQSVPLMQNQTLPGNRETRIPLRITLPADPFYSLDLRDNDLCWKTNIRIDIPRWPDWKGSERFTVVPQSGSTPAAISTSMPTGGFAVDTSRAAAAMVMGTPVSQPTSSPPEVSFSETMRVLWEARNDRMQTDRLIEAVQGIRFQLELIIERRLLYGVDDPAAYRNGHVIWAHYPDPELPITLYAPSHLGAEFEQLGDKPWQGYGEITGFDRRYGRLKIHLEDAPPA
- the lpdA gene encoding dihydrolipoyl dehydrogenase, which translates into the protein MASDRFDLVVLGGGPAGYVAAIRAAQLGLRVACIDENAQLGGTCLRVGCIPSKALLESSHLYHEAQHQFAEHGVNLSGVDLDLSQMMNRKEKIVDTLTGGIGMLFKKNKITDIRGRGKMLDAHTIEVTGDQPQTIQADKVLLALGSRPAGLRGIEEDGEWIGNSTTALSFKEVPKRLVVIGGGYIGLELGSVWNRLGSEVVVLEATDRILMGIDSEIAKIAHRTFQKQGLQFHTKTFVQSAKRVNDSCVVEIKDGDPIECDRVLLSTGRVPTTENVGLDAAGVSTDERGFLTVNHNFQTSVDNVYAIGDCIGGAMLAHKAMEEGIVCVERMTGISSHVNYDVIPAVVYTHPEISMVGQTEDALKEAGTAYRKGIGHFGANGRARTLGEPDGRVKILADEQTDRVLGVHIIGVSAGDLIAEAAAAMEFGASSEDIARTCHAHPTLSEALHEAALAVDKRAIHTA
- the mnmA gene encoding tRNA 2-thiouridine(34) synthase MnmA; amino-acid sequence: MARVVLAMSGGVDSSAAAHLLCQEGHDVIGVFMRHGEESTEACRVEDQKKSSGAKGLPVVERAGHKQGCCTASDAADARRVADRLGIPFYALNLESDFRRIVDYFVDDYLQGRTPNPCVQCNNWIKFGRLFDYADGVQADFVATGHYARLQEGPTGEPQLLRGLDEGKDQSYVLYGIRRDRLSKMMLPVGGYTKPQIRELAGEIGLSVAQKKDSQEICFVTSGHHSDFVRSRRGEGAPSTAGDFVKLDGTVVGQHRGFEAFTVGQRKGLGIALGEPHFVIRIEPETCRVVLGEREALLRAGLEAEKMNWLIDTPAMGDAIDCQVQIRYNSPPKPAVATIVDPESQRVRVVFDKPEEGVAPGQAAVIYDGNRVLGGGWIEHSFE
- the prfB gene encoding peptide chain release factor 2 (programmed frameshift), whose protein sequence is MDAELIQRSKEISERLVQLRDSLDYSSKAEKIKQIELQMGEAGFWDNSESAQQTVGTLKSLKSIVDPTKSLISAVEDLGTLMEMAEEEPELIGEIREEIDRLEELLESLELKALLNGPNDAAGALVTINARDGGTDANDWADMMLRMYSAWAVAHDFKIELLDRHDNEEAGINHATIAVRGPMAYGYLKGEEGIHRLVRISPFNSEGKRQTSFAAVDVSPEIDDSFDIDIQEKDVREDRYRAGGAGGQHVNKTDSAIRLTHIPTNTVVQCQNERSQHQNRATAWKMLRAKMARVEEMKREAEQATRYASKASTGFGSQIRNYFLHPDQRVKDARTGHHVGNFNSVLDGSELQGFFDAFLRWRAKEMSDAS